From the genome of Pseudomonas sp. Teo4, one region includes:
- a CDS encoding MFS transporter: protein MRAAEKSATPRPALTLPKIPRSVWALGFVSMFMDISSEMIHALLPLYMVTVLGTSVVAVGFIEGIAEATASITKVFSGALSDRLGKRKLLTVLGYGLAALTKPVFPLATGLEWLTGARFVDRIGKGIRGAPRDALVADVTPPALRGAAFGLRQALDTVGAFLGPLLAILLMWLTASHFQTVFWVAVVPAFVAVFILVVFVREPEAAPKARPVRSPLALRQLVRLGSSYWRLTTLAMVFTLARFSEAFLLLRAQDMGLAAQWAPAVLVLMALAYSLSAYPAGVLSDRMGRRVVLMLGLALLVAADLLLALMPGWVGLALGVMAWGLHLGFTQGIFSALIADSAPASLRGTAFGVFHLLTGAALLVASVIAGLLWDGAGFRATFLVGAAFAGTTLAGLALLPQIAGHTRSD, encoded by the coding sequence ATGCGCGCCGCCGAGAAATCCGCTACCCCACGACCTGCCCTGACACTGCCCAAGATCCCCCGCAGCGTCTGGGCCCTGGGCTTTGTGTCGATGTTCATGGACATCTCTTCGGAGATGATCCACGCCCTGCTGCCGCTATACATGGTGACCGTGCTCGGCACCTCGGTGGTTGCGGTCGGTTTCATCGAAGGCATCGCCGAGGCGACCGCGTCGATCACCAAGGTGTTCTCCGGTGCCTTGAGCGACCGCTTGGGCAAACGCAAGCTGCTCACTGTGCTGGGCTACGGCCTCGCGGCACTGACCAAGCCGGTGTTTCCCCTGGCCACTGGGCTTGAGTGGTTGACCGGGGCGCGTTTCGTCGACCGGATCGGCAAGGGCATTCGCGGGGCGCCCAGGGATGCGCTGGTGGCGGATGTGACCCCACCAGCGTTGCGCGGTGCGGCATTTGGTTTGCGACAGGCGCTGGACACCGTCGGCGCCTTCCTCGGGCCGTTGCTGGCGATTTTGTTGATGTGGCTGACGGCCAGTCATTTCCAGACGGTGTTCTGGGTGGCGGTGGTGCCAGCGTTCGTCGCGGTGTTCATCCTCGTGGTTTTCGTGCGCGAGCCAGAGGCAGCACCCAAGGCACGGCCGGTCCGCTCACCGCTTGCACTGCGCCAACTGGTTCGGCTGGGTTCAAGCTACTGGCGGCTGACCACCCTGGCCATGGTGTTCACCCTGGCCCGTTTCAGCGAAGCCTTCCTGTTGCTGCGCGCCCAGGACATGGGCCTGGCCGCCCAATGGGCCCCAGCGGTGCTGGTGCTGATGGCCCTGGCCTATTCGCTTTCGGCCTACCCCGCTGGCGTACTGTCGGACCGCATGGGCCGTCGAGTCGTGTTGATGCTGGGGCTGGCGCTGCTGGTGGCGGCCGACCTGCTGCTGGCCCTGATGCCGGGCTGGGTCGGGCTGGCGCTGGGGGTAATGGCCTGGGGGCTGCACCTGGGCTTTACCCAGGGCATCTTCAGTGCCTTGATTGCCGATAGCGCCCCGGCAAGCTTGCGCGGCACGGCCTTTGGTGTGTTTCACCTGCTGACCGGTGCCGCACTGCTGGTCGCCAGCGTGATCGCCGGCCTGCTCTGGGACGGCGCAGGCTTTCGGGCCACCTTCCTGGTTGGCGCCGCATTCGCCGGCACCACCCTCGCGGGGTTGGCCCTGTTGCCCCAGATTGCGGGGCATACGCGTTCAGATTGA
- a CDS encoding helix-turn-helix domain-containing protein: MPLTDEELMQRDAARNIGEELLESIRDVKAGRYGAVRQVEATEAAEARNRTGLSQLKFAQLLGVSVRTLQEWEQGRRMPSGAARSLLHIAASRPDVFREVLQGR, translated from the coding sequence ATGCCCCTGACTGATGAAGAATTGATGCAGCGCGATGCCGCTCGCAATATTGGCGAAGAATTGCTGGAATCCATTCGGGATGTGAAGGCAGGTCGTTACGGCGCTGTACGCCAGGTGGAAGCAACCGAGGCCGCCGAGGCGCGGAACAGGACCGGGCTATCGCAGCTCAAATTCGCGCAATTGTTAGGGGTCTCGGTACGTACGCTTCAGGAGTGGGAGCAAGGTCGCCGCATGCCTTCCGGCGCTGCCCGTTCACTGCTGCACATCGCCGCTTCGCGTCCAGACGTTTTTCGCGAGGTGCTACAGGGGCGATAA
- a CDS encoding transcriptional regulator produces MLTIIEAPLFSRQWPDYWTEEEHGAFMSFLANDPDAGAVIPGSGGCRKVRWSQDGKGKRGAVRVIYTAQLANGALVALLMYCKSATDNIPAHLLRKIAKELNHAPD; encoded by the coding sequence ATGCTGACGATTATTGAAGCACCACTGTTTTCGCGACAATGGCCTGATTACTGGACCGAGGAAGAGCACGGGGCATTCATGTCTTTTCTCGCTAACGACCCTGATGCTGGTGCCGTTATTCCCGGTTCAGGTGGGTGTCGCAAGGTTCGCTGGAGCCAGGATGGCAAAGGAAAACGTGGTGCAGTTCGCGTAATTTACACGGCACAACTCGCCAACGGCGCTCTGGTTGCCTTGCTCATGTACTGCAAAAGCGCCACCGACAACATACCCGCGCATTTGCTGCGCAAAATTGCGAAGGAGCTCAACCATGCCCCTGACTGA
- a CDS encoding TonB-dependent siderophore receptor, whose amino-acid sequence MQSRTSPNSLALAFVALASPAMVATAAEAEQQLASEVLEVPVADNALVIQDTLVTAEREARQALGSSIITAEDIKRHPPANDLSDLIRREPGVNLTGNSASGARGNNRQIDLRGMGPENTLILIDGKPSSARNAVRYGWNGDRDTRGETNWVPAEAVERIEILRGPAAARYGSGAMGGVVNIITKRPTEELKGNVTLYTQLPEDSAEGATQRTNFNLSGGLTDNLGFRLYGGLAKTDADDLDINASHANSALVAGREGVRNKDINGLLSWKLNDEHRLEASAGYSRQGNIYAGDTMNSNGGGDLELISSLYGHETNVMQRNTYDLTHLGDFTWGTSKTTLAYEYVRNWRLNEGLAGGPEGAINDSGAAMSRLRNTRLSSEVNLPFAMGSTEHVLTLGGEYLYESLNDQGSFRPQSFDPSGSGSNVISGFDRSDSKMTAKSYALFVEDNIVIGDTTVTPGLRFDHHETFGDNFSPSLNLSHKLTEALSVKGGIARAYKTPNLYQSNPNYLLYSRGNGCSVQQTNSGGCYLQGNADLKPEISVNKEIGLLYDRGTWRTSATYFRNDYQNKIIGDTDVLYTINSGRRVTQWENAGKARVEGIEGNLFVELTPTVDWNTNLTWMLDNDNRETGEPLSVIPEYTVNTTLDWRATDKLSFQVAGTYYGKQKSPTYNYRTQEDYDQEAQQDVEAYGLVDVSAGYKFNANYDVRVGVNNVFDKQILRGGNASSSGANTYNQPGRAVFASLNISF is encoded by the coding sequence ATGCAATCCAGAACCTCACCTAACAGCCTGGCCCTGGCGTTCGTCGCGCTGGCGTCGCCGGCCATGGTGGCGACTGCGGCCGAGGCCGAACAGCAACTCGCCAGTGAGGTGCTGGAAGTGCCGGTGGCCGACAACGCGCTGGTGATTCAGGACACCTTGGTGACCGCCGAGCGTGAAGCGCGCCAGGCACTGGGTTCGTCGATCATCACCGCAGAAGACATCAAGCGTCACCCGCCGGCCAATGACCTGTCCGACCTCATTCGCCGCGAGCCGGGCGTCAACCTGACCGGCAACAGCGCCAGCGGCGCACGGGGCAACAACCGTCAGATCGACCTGCGCGGCATGGGGCCGGAAAACACCCTGATCCTCATCGACGGCAAACCGTCCAGCGCGCGCAATGCCGTGCGCTATGGCTGGAACGGCGACCGCGACACCCGCGGCGAAACCAACTGGGTGCCTGCCGAGGCTGTCGAGCGCATCGAGATTCTTCGTGGCCCAGCCGCCGCACGCTACGGTTCCGGCGCCATGGGTGGGGTGGTGAACATCATCACCAAGCGCCCCACCGAAGAACTCAAAGGCAATGTCACCCTGTACACCCAACTGCCCGAGGACAGTGCCGAGGGCGCCACCCAACGTACCAACTTCAACCTAAGTGGCGGGCTCACCGACAACCTCGGTTTTCGTTTGTACGGCGGCCTGGCCAAGACCGATGCCGACGACCTGGACATCAACGCCAGCCACGCCAACAGCGCGCTGGTCGCTGGCCGCGAAGGCGTGCGCAACAAGGACATCAACGGCCTGCTGAGCTGGAAGCTCAATGATGAGCACCGCCTTGAAGCCAGCGCCGGCTACAGCCGTCAGGGCAACATCTACGCTGGCGACACCATGAACAGCAACGGTGGTGGCGACCTCGAGCTGATCTCCAGCCTGTACGGCCACGAAACCAACGTGATGCAGCGCAACACCTACGACCTGACTCACCTGGGCGATTTCACCTGGGGTACCAGCAAGACCACCCTGGCCTACGAGTACGTGCGCAACTGGCGCCTCAACGAGGGCCTGGCCGGTGGCCCGGAAGGGGCAATCAACGATTCCGGCGCGGCCATGTCGCGCCTGCGCAACACCCGTCTGAGCAGCGAAGTGAACCTGCCGTTCGCCATGGGCAGCACCGAGCACGTGCTGACCCTGGGTGGCGAATACCTCTACGAGTCGCTCAACGACCAGGGTTCGTTCCGTCCGCAGAGCTTCGACCCGAGCGGCTCGGGTAGCAACGTCATCAGCGGTTTCGACCGCAGCGACTCGAAGATGACCGCCAAAAGCTACGCGCTGTTTGTCGAGGACAATATCGTCATCGGTGACACCACCGTGACCCCGGGCCTGCGTTTCGACCACCACGAGACCTTCGGCGACAACTTCAGCCCAAGCCTGAACCTGTCGCACAAGCTGACCGAGGCTCTGTCGGTGAAAGGCGGTATCGCCCGTGCCTACAAAACGCCGAACCTGTACCAGTCCAACCCGAACTACCTGCTGTACAGCCGTGGTAACGGTTGCAGCGTGCAGCAGACCAACTCCGGTGGCTGCTACCTGCAGGGCAACGCCGACCTCAAGCCGGAAATCAGCGTCAACAAGGAAATCGGCCTGCTGTACGACCGTGGCACCTGGCGTACCAGCGCGACCTACTTCCGTAACGACTACCAGAACAAGATCATCGGTGACACCGATGTGCTCTACACCATCAACAGCGGCCGTCGCGTGACCCAGTGGGAAAACGCTGGCAAGGCGCGAGTGGAAGGCATCGAGGGCAACCTGTTTGTCGAACTGACCCCGACCGTGGACTGGAACACCAACCTGACCTGGATGCTCGACAACGACAACCGCGAAACCGGCGAACCGCTGTCGGTGATCCCCGAGTACACGGTCAACACCACGCTGGACTGGCGCGCCACCGACAAGCTGTCGTTCCAGGTTGCCGGTACCTACTACGGCAAGCAGAAGTCGCCGACCTACAACTACCGCACCCAGGAAGACTACGACCAGGAGGCGCAACAGGACGTCGAGGCTTATGGGCTGGTGGATGTCAGTGCCGGGTACAAGTTCAACGCCAACTATGACGTGCGGGTAGGGGTGAACAACGTGTTCGACAAGCAGATTCTGCGTGGCGGCAATGCCAGCAGTTCGGGTGCCAACACCTATAACCAGCCAGGGCGTGCGGTGTTTGCCTCGTTGAATATTTCGTTCTGA
- a CDS encoding iron transporter: MIRAPAWLQILSRSCAALLGGYAFSYSATACLARVLPMSPADAVIVSTLLAFIFYTLAILWAFASRDALRAWAPLALAAPLALIGFWPQALEWLA; encoded by the coding sequence ATGATCAGAGCCCCCGCCTGGCTGCAGATCCTCTCCCGTAGCTGCGCCGCATTGCTCGGTGGCTACGCCTTCAGCTATTCGGCCACGGCCTGCCTTGCCCGTGTGCTGCCCATGTCACCCGCCGATGCGGTGATCGTCTCGACCCTGCTGGCCTTCATCTTCTACACCCTCGCCATTCTCTGGGCATTCGCCAGCCGTGATGCGCTACGTGCCTGGGCGCCGCTTGCCCTGGCTGCTCCGTTGGCCTTGATCGGTTTCTGGCCCCAGGCACTGGAGTGGCTGGCATGA
- a CDS encoding PepSY-associated TM helix domain-containing protein, which yields MKNTFTQSMAWLHTWAGLIFGWLLFAIFVTGTLAVFDKELNHWMQPEIPTSNVSQADAARRAVAYLQAHEPTASNWGISLPTERAPGLRVSTGERRHGGGVQLDPATGEAIEVRDSVGGNFFFRFHFTLDLPRNWGIFVVGALALVMLAALVTGIVIHKKIFKEFFTFRPNKGQRSWLDFHNASAVLLLPFHLMITYTGLVIFMLIYIPAGVDALFDGDNRAYFQAQGNARLEQPRGLAKQPGELVDVAPLLAQAEARLGSIGGLNIRNPNTAGARIEIRPELGNRIALTKGQAMVFDGVSGQLLSDIPELRPAPLTQRVMIGLHFAQFGGYPMRWLYFVCGLVSCAMIASGLVLFCVKRGRKYANLSAEVGARRWFRVAEVCNIGFITGLLLACVGLLWASRLLPVELAQREQWEVRAFFGVWLLALLHAGVRPAKRAWVEQLGLAALMCAGLAVLGEVNDALRLGVVATALLLGVLLGVAAWRVHHKQPAPQKARAGRFEEVEA from the coding sequence ATGAAAAACACCTTCACCCAATCCATGGCCTGGCTGCACACCTGGGCCGGGCTGATCTTCGGTTGGCTGTTGTTCGCCATTTTCGTCACCGGCACGCTGGCGGTGTTCGACAAGGAACTCAACCACTGGATGCAGCCTGAGATCCCGACCAGCAACGTGTCCCAGGCCGATGCCGCCCGGCGAGCCGTCGCCTATTTGCAGGCGCATGAACCCACGGCAAGCAACTGGGGCATCAGCTTGCCCACCGAGCGGGCGCCGGGGCTGCGCGTGTCCACAGGTGAGCGCCGCCATGGCGGTGGCGTGCAACTGGACCCGGCCACCGGCGAAGCCATCGAAGTGCGCGACAGTGTGGGCGGCAACTTCTTCTTCCGCTTCCACTTCACCCTCGACCTGCCGCGCAACTGGGGCATCTTCGTGGTCGGCGCCCTGGCGCTGGTGATGCTTGCCGCGCTGGTAACCGGCATTGTCATCCACAAGAAGATCTTCAAGGAATTCTTCACTTTCAGGCCGAACAAGGGCCAGCGCTCCTGGCTGGACTTCCACAATGCCAGCGCGGTGCTGTTGTTGCCGTTCCATCTGATGATCACCTACACCGGGCTGGTGATCTTCATGCTGATCTACATTCCTGCGGGCGTCGATGCACTGTTCGACGGCGACAACCGTGCCTACTTCCAGGCCCAGGGCAACGCACGGCTCGAACAACCGCGAGGGTTGGCCAAGCAGCCGGGCGAGCTGGTGGATGTGGCGCCATTGCTGGCCCAGGCCGAGGCCCGTCTGGGGTCGATCGGTGGGCTGAATATTCGCAACCCCAACACGGCCGGCGCACGCATCGAGATCCGCCCGGAACTGGGCAACCGCATCGCGCTTACCAAGGGCCAGGCGATGGTGTTCGATGGCGTCAGCGGCCAGCTGTTGAGCGATATACCTGAACTGCGACCTGCGCCGTTGACCCAGCGGGTGATGATTGGCCTGCATTTCGCCCAGTTCGGCGGCTACCCGATGCGCTGGCTGTATTTCGTCTGCGGGCTGGTGAGCTGCGCGATGATCGCCAGCGGCCTGGTGCTGTTCTGCGTCAAGCGCGGGCGCAAATACGCCAACCTCAGCGCCGAAGTCGGCGCACGACGTTGGTTTCGGGTTGCCGAGGTGTGCAATATCGGCTTCATCACGGGCCTGCTGCTGGCCTGTGTTGGCTTGTTGTGGGCCAGCCGCTTGCTGCCGGTCGAGCTGGCGCAACGGGAGCAGTGGGAGGTGCGGGCGTTCTTCGGTGTGTGGTTGCTGGCGCTGCTGCATGCCGGTGTTCGACCGGCCAAGCGGGCCTGGGTCGAGCAGTTGGGACTGGCCGCGCTGATGTGCGCAGGTTTGGCCGTGCTGGGCGAGGTCAACGATGCGCTGCGCCTGGGCGTGGTTGCCACTGCGCTGTTGCTGGGCGTGCTTCTGGGCGTGGCTGCGTGGCGGGTTCACCATAAACAGCCGGCACCACAGAAGGCCAGGGCAGGGCGCTTCGAGGAGGTGGAAGCATGA
- a CDS encoding DUF3325 domain-containing protein — protein sequence MIMLVAGGVLFAYAGMLGLCQGLERHYKQVWQRSCPRPLRLTLRGAGWMALLVSLWLCAQAWGWAMGPVAWFGAMSLAGMALVMLLPYWPRLAVGLVALVPVWGLLQLFG from the coding sequence ATGATCATGCTGGTCGCAGGTGGCGTGCTGTTCGCTTACGCCGGAATGCTTGGGCTGTGCCAGGGCCTGGAGCGTCATTACAAGCAAGTCTGGCAGCGTTCCTGTCCACGGCCACTTCGTCTGACCCTGCGTGGCGCGGGGTGGATGGCCTTGCTGGTGAGCCTGTGGCTCTGCGCCCAGGCCTGGGGTTGGGCGATGGGGCCGGTGGCATGGTTCGGTGCCATGTCGCTGGCCGGGATGGCGCTGGTGATGCTGCTGCCATACTGGCCGCGGTTGGCAGTCGGGCTGGTTGCCTTGGTGCCGGTCTGGGGGCTGTTGCAGTTGTTCGGCTGA
- a CDS encoding histidine phosphatase family protein, whose product MKAVRLTLICHALTPAQRAGRLHRPQDGILAQDDQPLASMPDVRVLTAPEPRARETAAWLSAQATVEPGLADCDLGRWHGMTLKQLQTEQPEALAQWLEDPHSAPHGGESFADVCQRVGGWLMAFEGQGEWLAVTHPMVIRAVMVHLLECPLKAYQRIDVLPLSRLELSYTGQWRLRLA is encoded by the coding sequence GTGAAAGCCGTACGCCTCACACTCATCTGCCATGCCCTGACCCCGGCCCAGCGAGCGGGGCGTTTGCATCGGCCGCAGGATGGCATTCTGGCGCAGGACGATCAGCCTCTGGCCAGCATGCCGGATGTGCGCGTGCTCACGGCGCCGGAACCCCGGGCGAGGGAGACGGCGGCATGGTTGTCGGCCCAGGCCACGGTTGAGCCAGGCCTGGCCGACTGCGACCTGGGGCGCTGGCACGGCATGACGCTGAAACAGTTGCAGACCGAACAACCCGAGGCGCTGGCGCAGTGGTTGGAGGACCCTCACAGCGCGCCCCATGGGGGCGAGTCCTTCGCCGATGTGTGCCAGCGGGTAGGGGGCTGGCTCATGGCGTTCGAGGGGCAGGGGGAGTGGTTGGCGGTGACGCACCCCATGGTGATCCGGGCGGTGATGGTTCACCTGTTGGAGTGCCCGTTGAAGGCGTACCAGCGCATCGATGTGTTGCCGCTGTCGCGTCTGGAACTGAGTTACACCGGGCAATGGCGCCTGCGTCTGGCGTGA
- a CDS encoding sulfite exporter TauE/SafE family protein: MDVGSFGFTIAGLVVGFIVGMTGVGGGSLMTPILLWFGINPATAVGTDLLYAAITKASGVWVHGRNKNIDWKIAGLLSLGSVPAAALTLWFLSTLHTDTSALNAVIKQGLAVVLILTALAIMFKSRLQAFASRHAGDHYHLSDRTLNILTVITGVVLGVMVTLTSIGAGALGTVALFLLYPFLVTRRLVGTEIAHAVPLTLVAGLGHASMGNMDWSLLGYLLLGSLPGIYLGSHLTGRISDRVLRPCLAAMLLLIGYKLAF; the protein is encoded by the coding sequence ATGGATGTAGGATCTTTTGGTTTTACCATTGCCGGACTGGTTGTGGGTTTCATCGTCGGCATGACCGGCGTCGGCGGCGGCTCGCTGATGACGCCCATTCTGCTCTGGTTCGGCATCAACCCGGCCACTGCCGTAGGCACCGACCTGCTCTATGCCGCCATCACCAAGGCCAGTGGCGTCTGGGTGCATGGCCGCAACAAGAACATCGACTGGAAGATCGCCGGCCTGCTCAGCCTCGGCAGCGTACCTGCCGCCGCACTGACCCTGTGGTTCCTCAGCACCCTGCACACCGACACCTCGGCACTCAACGCCGTGATCAAACAGGGCCTGGCCGTGGTGTTGATCCTCACCGCGCTGGCCATCATGTTCAAGTCGCGCCTGCAGGCCTTTGCCAGTCGCCATGCCGGTGACCATTACCACCTCAGCGACCGCACCCTGAACATTCTCACCGTGATCACCGGTGTGGTGCTGGGCGTCATGGTCACGCTCACCTCCATCGGCGCAGGTGCCCTGGGGACCGTGGCGCTGTTCCTGCTCTACCCGTTCCTGGTCACCCGCCGCCTGGTCGGTACCGAAATCGCCCACGCCGTGCCGCTGACCCTGGTGGCCGGCCTTGGCCACGCGAGCATGGGCAACATGGACTGGTCGTTGCTGGGCTACCTGCTGCTCGGCTCGCTGCCAGGCATCTACCTGGGCAGCCACCTCACCGGCCGCATCTCCGACCGCGTGCTGCGGCCTTGCCTGGCTGCCATGCTGCTGCTGATCGGCTACAAGCTGGCCTTCTGA
- a CDS encoding XRE family transcriptional regulator, with the protein MSAERPSTTGRPDALPLLDRAEVGARLRQVRKARQLTLKQLSELSGVPVSTLSKMELAQVSVSYEKLAAAARALNVDIAQLFRASGPVNAPVPATVVVDSLPAAAGYSTGTYDYHPIAGAFPERRMTPAYARIIARERGQFDDFIRHPGQEFALVLKGRVRIEFETGEAVSIGPQETAYFDSQVGHIYLSESEDGGDAQVMVVMTDR; encoded by the coding sequence ATGTCCGCTGAACGCCCCTCTACCACAGGCCGCCCCGATGCCCTGCCCTTGCTCGATCGCGCCGAAGTGGGCGCGCGTCTGCGCCAGGTTCGCAAGGCGCGCCAGCTGACCCTCAAGCAGCTGTCCGAACTCAGTGGAGTGCCGGTGTCGACCTTGTCGAAGATGGAGTTGGCGCAAGTCTCGGTGAGCTACGAAAAGCTGGCCGCCGCAGCCCGGGCATTGAACGTCGACATCGCGCAATTGTTCCGCGCCAGCGGGCCGGTGAATGCGCCAGTGCCGGCAACCGTGGTGGTGGACTCGCTACCGGCGGCGGCCGGCTATTCCACCGGCACCTATGACTACCACCCGATTGCCGGCGCCTTTCCCGAACGGCGCATGACCCCGGCTTATGCCCGCATCATCGCGCGCGAACGCGGCCAGTTCGACGACTTCATTCGCCATCCGGGGCAAGAGTTCGCGTTGGTGTTGAAGGGCCGCGTGCGCATCGAATTCGAAACTGGCGAAGCAGTGAGCATCGGGCCGCAGGAAACGGCGTATTTCGACAGCCAGGTGGGGCACATCTACCTGTCGGAGAGCGAAGATGGTGGGGATGCGCAAGTGATGGTGGTGATGACGGATCGGTGA
- a CDS encoding FAD-dependent oxidoreductase, protein MTQIYDTLIIGAGIAGASLGYRLAGERRVLLLEREMQPGYHSTGRSAAMFMEAYGTPQIQALTRASRAFYEAPPPGFCEHPLLEPRGCLYVASLEQQALLEATHAQNLANGTEVSLLDRDAALALVPSLRGGTLAGAVHEPGAMDLDVHALHQGFLRGLRAAGGELRCNAELVQAYYLDDLWHVELADGSCLQARQLVNAAGAWADRVAEQCGVARIGLQPCRRSAFTFPGPVDQDFARWPAVIGVDESFYFKPDAGQLLGSPANADPVEPQDAAPDELDVAIGIYNIEAMTTLQIRRPSHSWAGLRSFVADGDLVIGFDAQAPAFFWLAAQGGYGIQSAAGASRLAADLLLGQPLCPSLTVQGVSPERLSPARFQ, encoded by the coding sequence ATGACCCAGATCTACGACACCCTGATCATTGGCGCCGGTATCGCCGGCGCTTCCCTGGGCTACCGCCTGGCCGGCGAGCGCCGGGTGCTGCTGCTCGAACGCGAGATGCAGCCGGGTTATCACTCCACCGGGCGTTCGGCGGCCATGTTCATGGAGGCCTACGGCACGCCGCAGATTCAGGCGCTGACCCGCGCCAGCCGGGCGTTCTACGAAGCGCCGCCGCCTGGTTTCTGTGAACACCCGTTGCTTGAACCGCGCGGCTGTCTCTACGTCGCCAGCCTTGAACAGCAGGCGCTGCTCGAAGCCACCCACGCCCAGAACCTGGCCAACGGCACCGAGGTCAGCCTGCTGGACCGCGATGCCGCCCTGGCGCTGGTGCCGAGCCTGCGTGGCGGCACGCTTGCCGGGGCGGTGCATGAGCCGGGCGCCATGGACCTGGATGTGCACGCCCTGCACCAGGGCTTCCTGCGTGGCCTGCGTGCGGCCGGTGGTGAGCTGCGCTGCAATGCCGAGCTGGTCCAGGCGTATTACCTCGACGACCTTTGGCACGTGGAGTTGGCCGACGGCAGCTGCCTGCAGGCGCGTCAGCTGGTCAACGCCGCAGGTGCCTGGGCCGACCGCGTGGCCGAACAGTGCGGGGTGGCCCGAATCGGTCTGCAGCCCTGCCGGCGCAGCGCCTTTACCTTCCCAGGGCCGGTCGACCAGGACTTTGCCCGTTGGCCTGCGGTAATCGGCGTCGACGAGAGTTTCTACTTCAAGCCCGATGCCGGCCAATTGCTGGGTTCGCCCGCCAACGCCGACCCGGTCGAACCCCAGGACGCCGCGCCCGATGAGCTCGACGTGGCCATCGGCATCTACAACATCGAGGCCATGACTACCCTGCAGATACGCCGCCCAAGCCACAGCTGGGCGGGCCTGCGCTCGTTCGTCGCCGATGGCGACCTGGTGATCGGTTTCGACGCCCAGGCGCCCGCCTTCTTCTGGCTGGCAGCGCAGGGCGGCTATGGCATTCAGTCGGCTGCAGGCGCCTCTCGTCTGGCCGCCGACCTGTTGCTTGGGCAACCGCTGTGCCCGAGCTTGACTGTTCAAGGGGTGTCGCCCGAGCGGCTGTCCCCTGCACGATTTCAATAA
- a CDS encoding RidA family protein — protein sequence MSNDIQRFPSSLPFPFSRAVKAGGFLFLSGQVPMSAGGDVVRGDIQTQTRAACERIAESLAACGAGFEQVVKCTVWLSDMSHFAGFNEVYKEFFGAALPVRSTVASALALGVDVEIEVQAYVG from the coding sequence ATGAGCAATGACATCCAGCGTTTCCCCAGCAGCCTGCCGTTTCCTTTTTCCCGTGCGGTGAAGGCTGGCGGCTTCCTGTTCCTGTCCGGTCAGGTGCCGATGAGTGCCGGTGGTGATGTGGTGCGCGGCGACATCCAGACCCAGACCCGCGCCGCCTGCGAGCGTATCGCCGAGAGCCTGGCGGCTTGCGGTGCGGGCTTCGAGCAAGTGGTCAAGTGCACGGTGTGGCTGTCGGACATGAGCCACTTCGCCGGTTTCAACGAGGTGTACAAGGAGTTCTTCGGCGCGGCGCTGCCGGTGCGTTCCACTGTGGCCTCGGCGCTGGCGCTTGGCGTGGATGTGGAGATCGAAGTCCAGGCTTACGTCGGCTGA